In uncultured Cohaesibacter sp., a genomic segment contains:
- a CDS encoding MBL fold metallo-hydrolase: MIRGPFFFSTSTLPVPERLVLKGGSRHRVPLQVRVGYFHHPLLGHTLIDTGYSARLARKETGGDWLLAAYCRLLNPTTLSPDPLGDGLARLGIGKRDIETVILTHFHVDHISGLANLPACRILSSEKAWKDCHSTGRLKNAMHGVFPSLLPTDFEDRLQLFEQMPTPDGIATEAPHNLGPALDITGDGSVLIVDLPGHLGGHVGVCFPLLPRPLLYATDAQWMLDAILQDRVPGFPASLVAHNSEAAAESTRRIRSFAEAGGEVMLCHEPRPYSHDIEGSAPA; encoded by the coding sequence ATGATCAGGGGGCCCTTCTTTTTCTCAACCTCCACCCTTCCTGTACCCGAGCGCCTGGTGTTGAAGGGAGGATCGCGACACAGGGTGCCCTTGCAGGTGCGCGTTGGATATTTCCACCATCCGCTTCTTGGGCATACGCTGATTGATACCGGTTACAGCGCTCGGCTCGCACGCAAGGAGACGGGTGGAGACTGGCTGCTCGCAGCCTATTGCCGCTTGCTCAATCCCACTACGCTCAGCCCAGATCCACTTGGTGACGGGCTTGCCCGGCTAGGAATCGGCAAACGGGATATCGAGACTGTCATTCTCACCCATTTTCATGTCGATCATATCAGCGGACTTGCGAACCTTCCTGCCTGTCGCATTCTCAGTTCGGAAAAGGCATGGAAGGACTGCCACTCAACGGGACGCCTAAAGAATGCCATGCACGGCGTTTTCCCTTCCCTGCTCCCGACGGATTTCGAGGACCGCCTGCAGTTGTTCGAGCAGATGCCAACACCTGACGGGATCGCAACCGAGGCCCCGCACAATCTTGGACCGGCGCTTGACATAACCGGTGACGGGTCCGTGCTCATCGTTGACCTGCCCGGTCACCTCGGCGGCCATGTCGGGGTCTGCTTCCCTCTTCTGCCACGGCCCCTGCTCTATGCAACAGATGCACAATGGATGCTGGACGCCATCCTGCAGGACAGGGTTCCGGGCTTTCCAGCTAGTCTGGTGGCGCACAATTCCGAGGCAGCTGCGGAGAGCACCCGGCGTATCCGTTCCTTTGCAGAAGCGGGTGGTGAAGTCATGCTATGCCATGAGCCACGCCCATATAGCCATGATATCGAAGGGAGCGCTCCTGCATGA